One Setaria viridis chromosome 5, Setaria_viridis_v4.0, whole genome shotgun sequence genomic region harbors:
- the LOC117858534 gene encoding uncharacterized protein, producing the protein MHMALASCNSLADAVFLDMAYRNPCDGGLASTFYGGAGSPAAAFLRPAFGAAPADLAPQQRQPDALECLSDDGVSSVVVPGTFGTPPPPPPRMPVVPDASGYAHARGTAAVAGEGSTPRTTDRIAFRMRSEEEVLDDGYKWRKYGKKSVKNSPNPRNYYRCSTEGCNVKKRVERDKDDPSYVVTMYEGVHNHVSPGTIYYATQDAASGRFFVAGMHQFGP; encoded by the exons ATGCACATGGCGCTAGCCTCCTGCAACtccctcgccgacgccgtctTCCTAGACATGGCGTATCGCAACCCGTGCGACGGTGGCTTGGCATCCACCTTCTACGGCGGCGCTGGTAGCCCCGCGGCAGCTTTCCTTCGGCCTGCGTTCGGCGCGGCCCCCGCCGACCTGGCgccgcagcagcggcagccCGACGCCTTGGAGTGCCTGTCGGACGACGGCGTCTCGTCGGTTGTAGTGCCTGGCACGTtcgggacgccgccgccgccgccaccgcggatGCCGGTCGTGCCGGATGCCTCGGGCTACGCTCATGCTAG GGGTACGGCCGCCGTGGCGGGGGAGGGGTCGACGCCGAGGACGACGGACAGGATCGCGTTCCGGATGAggtcggaggaggaggtactCGACGACGGCTACAAGTGGAGGAAGTACGGCAAGAAGTCCGTAAAGAACAGCCCTAATCCGAG GAACTATTACCGGTGCTCGACGGAGGGCTGCAACGTCAAGAAGAGGGTAGAGCGAGACAAGGACGACCCGAGCTATGTTGTGACCATGTACGAGGGGGTGCACAACCACGTTAGCCCCGGCACCATCTACTACGCCACCCAAGACGCCGCCTCTGGCCGCTTCTTTGTCGCCGGGATGCATCAATTCGGTCCTTGA